Proteins from one Deinococcus sp. AB2017081 genomic window:
- a CDS encoding GlsB/YeaQ/YmgE family stress response membrane protein, giving the protein MSWIILILVGALCGWLASLIMKTDAQQGAVANILIGIVGAVLAQFIFANLLGIGGAAAAGNGFSFWSIIWGVVGSVVLIAILKALRVLR; this is encoded by the coding sequence ATGAGTTGGATCATCCTTATTTTGGTCGGTGCGCTGTGCGGTTGGCTGGCGAGCCTCATCATGAAGACCGACGCCCAGCAGGGTGCGGTCGCCAATATCCTGATCGGTATCGTCGGTGCAGTCCTTGCGCAGTTCATCTTCGCCAACCTGCTGGGTATCGGCGGCGCGGCGGCGGCCGGCAACGGCTTCAGCTTCTGGAGCATCATCTGGGGCGTGGTCGGCAGTGTCGTCCTGATCGCCATCCTCAAGGCGCTGCGCGTTCTGCGCTGA
- the thrB gene encoding homoserine kinase — protein MTFTVRAPASSANLGPGFDSLGLSVPLYTTVRVTRQDSTEVVPLGEALDGTPADESNYVYRAMLLAAKRAGRPLPPARVEIETEVPLARGLGSSAAALVAGIVAGNELLGRPLDGEAVLDVAAREEGHPDNVAPALFGGIVVATLDKLGTHYIRLDPPAHLGVTVLVPDFELSTSKARAVLPREYSRADAVHALSHAALLAAALSVGRLDLLRHAMQDYIHQVWRAPLVPGLSDILDDAHRHGALGAALSGAGPTVLCFHDTREDTGRLHTYLHGVMTRNGLTGRVLDLPIDAAGTVTEHA, from the coding sequence GTGACCTTCACCGTCCGGGCGCCGGCGAGCAGCGCCAACCTCGGGCCGGGCTTCGACTCGCTGGGCCTGAGCGTGCCGCTGTACACGACCGTGCGCGTGACGCGCCAGGACAGCACGGAGGTCGTCCCGCTGGGCGAGGCGCTGGACGGTACGCCCGCCGACGAGAGCAACTACGTGTACCGGGCGATGCTGCTGGCCGCCAAACGCGCCGGGCGACCCCTGCCGCCCGCGCGGGTGGAGATCGAGACCGAGGTGCCGCTGGCGCGTGGGCTGGGTTCCAGCGCCGCCGCCCTGGTGGCCGGGATCGTCGCCGGCAACGAGCTGCTGGGCCGCCCGCTGGACGGCGAGGCGGTGCTGGATGTCGCCGCGCGCGAGGAGGGCCATCCCGACAACGTGGCGCCGGCGCTGTTCGGGGGCATCGTGGTCGCCACGCTGGACAAGCTGGGCACCCACTACATCCGGCTCGATCCCCCTGCGCACCTGGGCGTGACCGTCCTGGTGCCGGACTTCGAGCTGAGCACCAGCAAGGCCCGCGCCGTGCTGCCCCGCGAGTACAGCCGCGCCGACGCCGTCCACGCCCTGTCGCACGCGGCGCTGCTGGCCGCCGCCCTGAGTGTGGGCCGGCTGGATCTGCTGCGGCACGCCATGCAGGACTACATCCATCAGGTGTGGCGCGCACCGCTGGTGCCAGGCCTGAGCGACATCCTGGACGACGCCCACCGGCATGGAGCGCTGGGGGCAGCCCTGAGCGGCGCCGGTCCCACCGTGCTGTGCTTCCACGACACGCGCGAGGACACCGGTCGCCTGCACACCTACCTGCACGGTGTCATGACGAGAAACGGCCTGACCGGACGCGTGCTCGATCTGCCCATCGACGCGGCCGGCACGGTGACCGAACACGCCTAG
- a CDS encoding PIG-L deacetylase family protein has translation MTRRRPKLGRRPWWPALLIAGAGLAAWINVPLPIRPFDGSADRVRALPALDGFHAGQRVLVLSPHPDDETLCCAGMIQQARAAGAEVWITWVTAGDGFEFDAALTERVLRPRAQNMRDLGATRVLEARAAAQVLGVPRDHTVVLGYPDRGLARLTTSNVVRPYTAPRTDASAVYVAGALTPGAPYTGQALDADLNRVLDTVRPDVVLAPAPQDFHTDHHTLALLSIRLMAQRRQEDRLRFWIVHGGIEWPVPKGRHETLPLTIPPRGRTLAWERADLTPAEVARKRDAVAVYRTQTRVLGRFMEAFVRRNELLSPDAPDPDPAPEPAAP, from the coding sequence GTGACGCGCCGGCGCCCGAAGCTGGGCCGCCGGCCGTGGTGGCCCGCGCTGCTGATTGCCGGGGCGGGGCTGGCCGCGTGGATCAATGTGCCGCTCCCGATCCGTCCGTTCGACGGCAGTGCAGACCGGGTTCGGGCCCTGCCGGCCCTGGACGGGTTTCACGCCGGGCAGCGCGTCCTGGTGCTGTCGCCCCACCCGGACGACGAGACGCTGTGCTGCGCCGGCATGATCCAGCAGGCCCGCGCTGCCGGCGCGGAGGTGTGGATCACCTGGGTGACCGCCGGGGACGGCTTCGAGTTCGACGCGGCGCTGACCGAACGGGTGCTGCGGCCCCGCGCCCAGAACATGCGAGACCTCGGGGCCACGCGCGTGCTGGAAGCGAGGGCGGCGGCCCAGGTGCTCGGCGTGCCCCGCGACCACACCGTCGTGCTGGGCTACCCCGATCGGGGCCTCGCGCGCCTGACCACCAGCAATGTCGTCCGGCCGTATACGGCGCCCCGCACGGACGCGTCGGCGGTGTATGTCGCCGGCGCCCTGACCCCCGGCGCGCCGTACACCGGGCAGGCGCTGGACGCCGACCTGAACCGGGTGCTCGACACCGTGAGGCCAGACGTGGTGCTGGCCCCTGCACCGCAGGACTTCCACACCGATCACCACACCCTGGCCCTCCTGAGCATCCGGCTGATGGCCCAGCGCCGTCAGGAGGATCGTCTGCGGTTCTGGATCGTGCATGGGGGCATCGAATGGCCGGTGCCCAAGGGCCGGCACGAGACGCTGCCGCTGACCATTCCGCCGCGTGGCCGGACGCTGGCGTGGGAACGCGCCGACCTGACCCCCGCCGAGGTCGCCCGCAAGCGGGACGCCGTGGCCGTGTACCGGACGCAGACCCGCGTCCTGGGGCGGTTCATGGAGGCCTTCGTGCGGCGCAACGAGCTGCTCAGTCCCGACGCACCGGATCCCGATCCCGCCCCGGAGCCCGCAGCCCCATGA
- a CDS encoding GNAT family N-acetyltransferase: MPAALMIRPVCPRDWADVARVAYLTGFFGQSARVYFPDQALFGALWIGPYVQGTGAGSFVAERAGEVVGYVLGAPEHDRYRQALSRVVARQVIRRRPTSATLRSLRYLWRAALYPSPHADWRAFPAHLHLNLLPAARGAGAGRRLLEAHLSVLGGLGVPGVQLSTTTENVAALGLYRRLGFEVLETRITPLWTPWLGHPATHVLMGLRAPGRDRDPVRRD; encoded by the coding sequence GTGCCTGCTGCCCTCATGATCCGTCCGGTGTGTCCCCGGGACTGGGCAGACGTGGCCCGCGTCGCGTATCTCACGGGGTTCTTCGGACAGTCCGCGCGGGTCTATTTCCCGGATCAGGCGCTGTTCGGTGCCCTGTGGATCGGGCCATATGTCCAGGGAACCGGGGCCGGCAGCTTCGTGGCCGAGCGTGCGGGCGAGGTCGTCGGGTATGTGCTGGGAGCGCCGGAGCATGACCGCTACCGGCAGGCCCTGAGCCGGGTGGTCGCGCGGCAGGTGATCCGACGGAGGCCCACCAGCGCGACGCTGCGGAGCCTGCGTTACCTGTGGCGCGCGGCGCTCTACCCCTCCCCCCACGCCGACTGGCGGGCGTTCCCGGCGCATCTGCATCTGAACCTGCTGCCGGCCGCCCGTGGTGCGGGCGCGGGCCGGCGGCTGCTGGAGGCTCACCTGAGTGTGCTCGGCGGTCTGGGCGTGCCGGGCGTGCAGCTCTCCACCACCACCGAGAACGTCGCGGCCCTGGGGCTGTACCGACGGCTGGGGTTCGAGGTGCTGGAGACAAGGATCACGCCGCTGTGGACGCCATGGCTCGGCCACCCGGCCACGCACGTCCTCATGGGGCTGCGGGCTCCGGGGCGGGATCGGGATCCGGTGCGTCGGGACTGA